TGATGAGTTTAACATAGATGAAAAGATACAAGAATTTAAAAATGAAATTGAAAAATATTTAAGGAGTTAGTTTTGGAAATAATTTATGTGATTTTGGCTATTTTGTTTTTAGTAATTATTATGGTTATTTTTACTTATAATTCTTTAATAGCAAGAAGAAATGATGTAAAAAATACTTATTCAAGTATTGATGTTGAGCTTCAGCAAAGATATGATTTAATACCTAATTTAATAGCTTCTATAAAAGCTTATTTTGAATACGAAAAAGATACTTTAGAAAATATTGTAAAACTTAGAGAAAATGCTATGTATTCAAATAATACTAAAGAAAAATTTGCTTTAAATAACGAACTAAGTAAAGCTTTAGGGAATTTAAATATCAAACTTGAAAATTACCCTGATTTAAAGGCAAACTCAAGTGTTAATAATCTTTTAAATGCTTTAAAAGATTGTGAAGAGCAAATTAGTGCTGCTAGAAGAGCTTATAATTCAGCAGTTACAAGTTATAACAATTATTGTGAGAGTTTTCCAAAT
This is a stretch of genomic DNA from Campylobacter sp. RM12651. It encodes these proteins:
- a CDS encoding LemA family protein; translation: MEIIYVILAILFLVIIMVIFTYNSLIARRNDVKNTYSSIDVELQQRYDLIPNLIASIKAYFEYEKDTLENIVKLRENAMYSNNTKEKFALNNELSKALGNLNIKLENYPDLKANSSVNNLLNALKDCEEQISAARRAYNSAVTSYNNYCESFPNNLIANAFNFIKADFYEVKDEIKSNPNVKDLFK